The Aureitalea marina genome includes a window with the following:
- a CDS encoding TrmH family RNA methyltransferase, with translation MSEETEIKEKSSLRKRADEIKEHRCKNLIAVLEEPNMIKNIGTVIRNINALGVEKLYVVDSQGRLPEDWQDMRERRSLIKPSVSAIKWSFVKTFKSTQACIDHLNNNRFTSVVTSPHIKGKTNVILHEGNFTQKRLAVWFGNESRGISELAVENSEACIQIEMFGIIESLNLGTSSGIVLYEIAKQRRKYQNENKRGRKSDPKIKVK, from the coding sequence ATGAGCGAAGAAACCGAAATAAAGGAAAAAAGTTCTTTAAGAAAAAGAGCGGATGAAATAAAAGAACATAGATGTAAAAATCTGATTGCAGTTCTGGAAGAACCGAATATGATTAAAAATATCGGAACTGTAATTCGAAATATAAATGCTCTTGGAGTTGAAAAGCTATATGTTGTGGACAGTCAAGGACGACTTCCAGAAGATTGGCAAGATATGCGTGAAAGACGTTCTTTGATTAAACCTTCTGTTTCTGCAATTAAATGGAGTTTTGTGAAGACATTTAAAAGCACTCAAGCATGCATTGATCATCTGAATAATAACAGATTTACTTCAGTTGTGACTTCACCACACATAAAAGGAAAAACAAACGTGATTCTACACGAGGGAAATTTTACGCAAAAAAGACTTGCGGTTTGGTTTGGAAATGAATCTCGCGGAATTAGTGAATTGGCAGTTGAAAATAGTGAAGCTTGTATCCAAATCGAAATGTTCGGAATCATTGAAAGTTTGAATTTAGGAACTTCATCTGGAATTGTACTTTACGAAATTGCGAAACAGAGACGAAAATATCAGAACGAAAATAAACGTGGACGAAAAAGCGACCCGAAAATAAAAGTGAAATAA
- a CDS encoding DUF4288 domain-containing protein: MKTQEKISNENGDWYIVEIVEKCEPVDRNEKQDLRRVTTWGNYHLIKASSPEKAFDKAVKLGKEAEYKFINSDKIEMEWTFVGIGELLPIYDDNIEDGAEIMWTDYGFISDRQSKRFVFDKKRLLADIKPKRKPKKTVANNA; encoded by the coding sequence ATGAAAACCCAAGAAAAAATATCGAACGAAAACGGAGATTGGTACATAGTTGAAATTGTTGAGAAATGTGAACCAGTCGATCGAAATGAAAAACAAGACTTACGAAGAGTTACGACTTGGGGCAATTATCATCTGATCAAAGCAAGTTCTCCTGAAAAGGCATTCGACAAAGCCGTTAAACTAGGAAAAGAAGCTGAATATAAATTCATTAATTCTGATAAAATCGAAATGGAATGGACTTTCGTTGGCATTGGAGAACTTTTACCAATCTATGATGATAATATTGAGGATGGAGCTGAAATAATGTGGACTGATTACGGGTTTATATCTGACAGGCAATCCAAACGATTTGTTTTCGACAAGAAGAGACTTTTGGCTGACATTAAACCAAAACGGAAACCGAAAAAAACTGTAGCTAACAACGCATAA